In one Mucilaginibacter sp. PAMB04168 genomic region, the following are encoded:
- the mqnC gene encoding cyclic dehypoxanthinyl futalosine synthase, translated as MNTADLLQRALNFDFLSIDEGVYLYHNASTPELMYVANELRKVQVPHGKVTWQIDRNVNTTNVCIANCKFCNFFRRPGHEDSYITDLETYKQKIEETFRLGGDQLLLQGGHHPDLGLSFYTELFAKLKELYPALKLHSLGPPEIAHVAKLESMSHIDVLTAMKAAGLDSLPGAGAEILNDRVRRLISKGKCGGQEWLDVMRAAHKVNLPTSATMMFGHVETIYERFEHLVWIREVQAEKPEGHYGFTAFIPWPFQDDGTLLRKVRGITNNVTGDEYLRMIALSRIMLPNVKNIQASWLTVGKQVAQLCLHAGANDFGSIMIEENVVSAAGAPHRFTAQGIQNSIKEAGFEPQLRNQKYEWREMPEQLEEQVINY; from the coding sequence ATGAATACTGCCGATCTGTTACAACGCGCTCTCAACTTCGATTTTTTGAGTATTGATGAAGGCGTTTATCTGTATCACAATGCCTCTACCCCAGAGCTGATGTATGTGGCTAATGAGCTGCGTAAAGTTCAGGTTCCGCATGGTAAGGTTACCTGGCAAATTGATCGTAATGTTAATACAACTAATGTTTGTATAGCCAACTGTAAGTTTTGTAATTTCTTTCGCCGTCCGGGCCATGAAGACAGTTACATTACCGACCTTGAAACCTACAAGCAAAAGATAGAAGAAACGTTTCGCTTAGGCGGCGACCAGCTTTTACTGCAAGGCGGCCACCATCCCGACCTGGGCCTGTCTTTTTATACCGAACTGTTTGCAAAGTTGAAGGAGTTATACCCTGCATTAAAATTGCATTCATTAGGCCCGCCCGAAATTGCACACGTGGCTAAGTTGGAAAGCATGAGCCATATTGACGTTTTAACGGCAATGAAAGCGGCTGGACTTGACTCCCTACCCGGCGCCGGGGCCGAAATTTTAAACGACCGCGTACGCCGTTTAATCTCAAAAGGCAAATGCGGCGGTCAGGAATGGCTGGATGTGATGCGTGCTGCACATAAAGTTAATTTACCTACGTCGGCTACAATGATGTTTGGCCATGTGGAAACCATCTACGAGCGCTTTGAGCACTTGGTTTGGATACGCGAAGTACAGGCCGAAAAGCCGGAAGGCCACTATGGCTTTACCGCCTTTATTCCCTGGCCTTTTCAGGATGACGGCACTTTGCTGAGAAAAGTACGTGGCATTACCAACAACGTTACCGGTGATGAATACTTACGTATGATAGCGCTAAGCCGTATTATGTTACCTAACGTTAAAAACATCCAGGCCTCATGGCTTACTGTAGGCAAGCAGGTGGCGCAGCTTTGTTTGCACGCCGGAGCTAACGACTTTGGCTCGATTATGATTGAGGAGAACGTAGTATCAGCCGCTGGTGCGCCTCACCGTTTTACGGCACAAGGCATACAAAACTCAATTAAAGAAGCCGGTTTCGAGCCACAATTACGCAATCAAAAGTATGAATGGCGAGAAATGCCTGAGCAATTGGAAGAACAGGTAATAAATTACTAA
- a CDS encoding PA2169 family four-helix-bundle protein: MEYTEQTVEILNDLVKIHNDRIQGYERAIKETPEEDADLKKLFTSFIGDSHQFKLAIATEVQTYARDVENTTSSSGDIHRTWINVKAFFTGHNPKSVLEECEFGEDATQKAYKSATENEHLPAYLIDLLTEQNITLKAAHDKVKALRDAKRAEQ; this comes from the coding sequence ATGGAATACACAGAGCAAACCGTAGAGATATTAAACGACTTAGTGAAGATTCATAACGACCGTATACAGGGTTATGAACGCGCTATTAAAGAAACACCTGAAGAGGATGCTGATTTGAAAAAGCTTTTTACAAGCTTTATTGGCGATAGTCACCAATTTAAGTTAGCCATAGCTACCGAAGTACAAACTTATGCACGCGATGTAGAAAACACTACATCGAGCAGTGGTGATATACACCGTACCTGGATTAATGTTAAGGCGTTCTTTACAGGCCATAATCCTAAAAGTGTGCTTGAAGAATGTGAGTTTGGTGAGGATGCTACGCAGAAGGCTTATAAATCTGCCACAGAAAACGAGCACCTGCCGGCTTACTTAATAGATTTGCTTACCGAACAGAACATTACTTTAAAGGCAGCGCACGATAAGGTGAAAGCCTTGCGTGATGCTAAAAGAGCCGAGCAATAA
- a CDS encoding NADH-quinone oxidoreductase subunit D — translation MKNDALERYHHKIAQAATQDMILNMGPQHPSTHGVLRLELITDGEIVKEVIPHAGYLHRCFEKHAESLTYQQTIPFTDRMDYLASMNNSHVWVMGVERMMGIDKDIPKRVEYIRVLVCELNRIAAHLIAIGTYGIDIGAFTPFLWCFRDREHIMGMLEWASGSRMLYNYIWIGGLFFDLPVGFEERCREFVDYFKPKMVELNGLLTDNQIFISRTANVGILPLDVAINYGCSGPMLRGSGLKWDLRRIDNYSVYPEIDFDIPAGTGEMGTKGDCWDRYKVRVDEIEESLKIIEQCLDRLQKELKRTPDFDPRAKLPRKIIPKAQDYYMRGEGSKGELGYYFIADGKSEVPFRVKARGPSFNNLHVLSEISKGVMIADLIAIVGSIDFVLGEVDR, via the coding sequence ATGAAAAACGACGCACTCGAACGTTACCATCATAAAATAGCTCAGGCGGCCACACAGGATATGATTCTGAATATGGGGCCTCAGCACCCGTCTACACATGGGGTGTTACGGTTGGAACTGATTACCGATGGTGAGATTGTTAAAGAGGTGATACCGCATGCCGGTTACCTGCACCGGTGCTTTGAAAAGCACGCCGAATCGCTTACCTACCAGCAAACCATTCCGTTTACCGACCGTATGGATTACCTGGCCTCTATGAATAATAGCCACGTTTGGGTAATGGGCGTTGAGCGCATGATGGGCATTGATAAAGACATACCCAAGCGGGTAGAGTATATACGCGTTCTGGTATGCGAACTTAACCGCATTGCAGCGCACTTGATTGCTATTGGTACTTACGGAATAGATATTGGCGCTTTTACGCCTTTTTTGTGGTGTTTTAGAGATCGTGAGCACATCATGGGAATGCTGGAATGGGCGTCGGGCTCACGTATGCTATATAATTATATATGGATTGGTGGTTTATTTTTTGATTTGCCGGTGGGCTTTGAAGAGCGATGCCGCGAATTTGTTGACTACTTTAAACCTAAAATGGTTGAGCTTAACGGATTGTTGACCGATAACCAAATCTTTATTAGTCGTACAGCTAATGTGGGGATCTTACCACTCGACGTTGCGATAAATTACGGCTGCTCCGGGCCGATGTTACGCGGATCGGGGTTGAAGTGGGATTTAAGACGGATTGATAATTATTCAGTTTATCCTGAAATAGATTTTGACATACCTGCCGGGACCGGTGAAATGGGTACCAAAGGTGATTGCTGGGACCGTTATAAAGTACGTGTTGATGAGATAGAAGAGTCGCTGAAAATCATTGAGCAATGCCTTGATCGTCTGCAAAAAGAACTTAAGCGTACCCCCGACTTTGACCCAAGGGCAAAGCTGCCACGTAAAATAATTCCGAAAGCTCAGGACTATTACATGCGTGGCGAGGGCTCTAAAGGCGAATTAGGCTATTACTTTATTGCAGACGGTAAGTCGGAAGTGCCATTTCGTGTAAAAGCACGGGGTCCGAGCTTTAACAATTTGCACGTATTATCCGAAATATCTAAAGGTGTAATGATCGCAGACCTTATTGCTATTGTAGGTTCGATAGATTTTGTACTAGGCGAAGTTGATAGGTAA
- a CDS encoding YqgE/AlgH family protein, giving the protein MLSTITPASGRLLISEPFMMDPNFKRSVILLAEHSEEGTLGYVLNQLSEYKLGDVLPDVAYSEMPVYVGGPVANNTLHFIHRCPDKIEGGVEIWDGIYWGGSFEQVKELLSTYQITEDEIKFFAGYSGWTTGQLDAEILEDTWIVANKFNPEILFTHDEQNLWREVVISLGQRYAHIANFPENPTLN; this is encoded by the coding sequence ATGTTAAGTACTATAACACCCGCATCAGGCCGCCTGTTAATTTCTGAACCTTTTATGATGGATCCTAATTTTAAGCGTTCGGTTATACTGCTGGCTGAACATTCCGAAGAAGGCACATTGGGTTATGTACTTAACCAGCTCAGTGAGTATAAACTTGGGGATGTGTTACCTGATGTTGCTTACTCAGAAATGCCGGTTTATGTAGGCGGACCAGTGGCCAACAACACCCTGCACTTTATACACCGTTGCCCCGATAAAATTGAAGGCGGCGTTGAAATTTGGGACGGCATATATTGGGGTGGAAGCTTTGAACAGGTGAAGGAACTGCTCTCCACCTACCAAATTACTGAAGATGAGATTAAGTTTTTTGCCGGCTACTCGGGCTGGACAACCGGCCAGCTAGACGCTGAGATACTGGAAGACACCTGGATTGTGGCTAATAAATTTAACCCTGAAATTCTTTTTACGCATGATGAGCAAAATTTATGGCGCGAGGTAGTAATAAGCCTGGGACAGCGCTATGCCCACATCGCTAATTTTCCGGAGAACCCAACACTGAACTAA
- a CDS encoding ATP-binding cassette domain-containing protein: MVKPSEHWLLVGQSGSGKTVLLNAIAGVMPPTAGILNYGPDVKNRITLVTSKHHFKDKTNTSSNLYYQQRYNSSDSDQALIVAEYLESKQPTLLGSTHWTVDKVVSLFQLEHLLSKELIKLSNGETKRLRIASALLAQPKVLLLDDPLSGLDQQTQRSFSGILTKIIETGITIVMSGSGQEIPTPITHVAVLEHGTITQTMPVEEFSPLMTKPTLTIKPEAIEALTSGYVEAPFEWIIKMSHVNVKYDKHVILNDVDWLVRPGEKWALFGHNGAGKSTLLSLINGDNPQAYANDIVLFDKKRGTGESIWDIKQNIGFLSPELYQYFPADQSALQVIESGFYDTQGLFRPSSAAKAEKALQWLKALNIDQYATQLLKNLPASAQRLCLLARAVIKNPYLLILDEPCQGLDQQQRVLFNQLVDAIVEATGVTLIYVTHYLNELPLCINQTLKLDKGKVVKS, encoded by the coding sequence ATGGTTAAACCGAGTGAGCATTGGTTGTTAGTAGGCCAGAGCGGCTCTGGTAAAACAGTGCTGCTTAACGCTATTGCAGGTGTTATGCCGCCAACGGCCGGTATACTAAATTACGGGCCCGATGTTAAGAACAGGATAACGCTCGTTACCTCCAAACATCATTTTAAAGATAAAACCAACACAAGCAGCAATCTCTATTACCAGCAACGCTATAATTCATCAGACTCTGACCAAGCGCTCATTGTAGCTGAATACCTGGAAAGCAAGCAGCCTACCCTACTGGGTTCAACACATTGGACCGTTGACAAAGTGGTATCCTTGTTCCAACTCGAACATCTGTTAAGTAAAGAGCTCATCAAACTATCAAACGGCGAAACCAAGCGATTAAGAATTGCTTCGGCATTGCTTGCCCAACCCAAAGTATTATTACTGGACGACCCACTATCGGGATTGGATCAGCAAACACAACGCAGCTTCAGTGGCATTTTAACTAAAATTATTGAAACAGGCATTACCATTGTAATGTCGGGAAGCGGACAAGAAATACCTACCCCTATTACACATGTAGCAGTTTTGGAACATGGCACCATAACTCAGACCATGCCGGTAGAGGAGTTCAGTCCTTTAATGACCAAACCAACCCTTACAATCAAACCGGAGGCCATAGAGGCGCTAACTTCGGGCTATGTTGAAGCGCCGTTTGAATGGATTATCAAAATGAGCCATGTAAACGTCAAATACGATAAACACGTTATTTTGAACGATGTTGACTGGCTTGTTAGACCAGGCGAAAAGTGGGCATTGTTTGGCCATAACGGAGCTGGCAAATCAACGCTATTGAGTTTGATAAATGGTGACAACCCGCAAGCTTACGCTAATGACATAGTTTTGTTCGACAAAAAACGCGGTACTGGCGAAAGCATTTGGGATATTAAGCAGAATATAGGATTTCTTTCACCCGAGCTATACCAATATTTCCCAGCCGATCAATCGGCCCTACAAGTAATAGAATCGGGTTTTTATGATACCCAAGGCTTGTTTAGGCCAAGTAGTGCGGCCAAAGCTGAAAAGGCTTTGCAGTGGCTTAAAGCCCTGAACATAGACCAATATGCCACGCAGCTACTCAAAAACTTGCCAGCCAGCGCCCAGCGTTTATGCCTGCTGGCAAGAGCTGTTATTAAAAATCCTTACTTATTGATTTTGGATGAGCCTTGCCAGGGTTTAGATCAGCAGCAACGAGTACTTTTTAATCAACTGGTTGATGCTATTGTTGAGGCTACCGGCGTTACGCTGATTTATGTCACACATTATCTGAATGAATTACCATTGTGCATTAATCAAACACTTAAACTTGACAAAGGAAAGGTTGTTAAAAGCTAA
- a CDS encoding S1C family serine protease encodes MSELQLTELIERYLNGELNDEEKQRFEALRRENATVDSRITDHAHFVGLIKQYGERVELEKRLNAIHHEIDVHTLTEELTVHPNWVVKMWRNHHSKISVAASIAIFAILSTLYLSGYFNKPTTNFTALRREMQSIKRTAENAERSNKALLHDIKSGKRVVSAGTFAGSGFALTSNGYIITNFHVIRNADSVYVQNSAGDSYHTKLIFTEPAYDIAVLKIDDSAFTALGNIPYNFRKGRSDVGEDLYTVGFPGDSLVLGRGYLSSANGLNGDTVAYQVSLPVNPGNSGGPVLDGKGNIIGIISGKQTQVEGAAYAIKSKYLFKIAREITKDSTNNKITLNSKSSLTGLNQSQQFKKLKDYVFMVKVYN; translated from the coding sequence ATGAGTGAGTTACAACTAACAGAATTAATAGAGCGGTACCTTAACGGTGAGCTGAACGACGAGGAAAAGCAACGTTTTGAAGCTTTGCGTCGCGAAAATGCCACCGTTGATAGCCGTATTACTGATCATGCCCACTTTGTTGGTTTGATTAAGCAATATGGCGAGCGTGTTGAGCTGGAAAAACGATTAAACGCTATACACCACGAAATTGATGTGCATACGCTTACTGAAGAGTTAACTGTTCATCCAAACTGGGTGGTTAAAATGTGGCGCAACCATCATTCAAAAATATCGGTGGCTGCCTCTATCGCTATATTTGCAATTTTAAGCACACTCTACCTGAGCGGTTATTTTAATAAGCCAACTACCAATTTCACAGCCCTGCGTCGCGAAATGCAAAGCATAAAGCGCACAGCCGAAAATGCTGAGCGCAGCAATAAAGCCTTACTGCATGATATTAAATCGGGTAAGCGGGTGGTTAGTGCAGGTACCTTTGCGGGTTCGGGTTTTGCTTTAACATCAAACGGCTACATTATTACCAATTTCCATGTGATCCGCAATGCCGACTCTGTATATGTTCAAAATTCAGCCGGCGATTCTTATCATACAAAGCTAATTTTTACTGAACCAGCATACGATATAGCTGTACTTAAAATCGATGATTCGGCTTTTACTGCCTTAGGCAACATACCCTATAATTTTCGCAAGGGCCGGAGTGATGTAGGAGAAGACCTTTATACCGTTGGTTTTCCTGGCGACTCATTGGTGTTAGGCCGTGGCTATTTAAGCTCTGCAAATGGCTTAAATGGTGATACAGTGGCTTACCAGGTTTCATTGCCGGTTAATCCGGGCAACAGCGGCGGCCCAGTGCTTGATGGAAAAGGGAATATTATAGGTATCATAAGCGGTAAGCAAACCCAGGTGGAAGGCGCTGCTTACGCCATTAAATCAAAATACCTGTTTAAAATTGCCCGCGAAATAACTAAAGATTCTACTAACAATAAGATAACCTTAAACAGCAAGAGCAGTTTAACTGGCTTAAACCAGTCTCAGCAGTTTAAAAAGCTTAAGGATTATGTATTTATGGTGAAGGTGTACAATTAA
- the pdxH gene encoding pyridoxamine 5'-phosphate oxidase — translation MDKIDLQNLRQDYRASTLSEAAVKGNPLKQFESWFNDAVAAEIHEPNAMTLATATTNGLPSARIVLLKGVDEQGFSFYTNYLSRKGKEIAKNPHAALVFFWGPLERQVRIEGTLEKLSKEKSEQYFHSRPFGSQIGAVASPQSQEIPNRGSLESKWQQLEKEYEGKEVPKPAYWGGYILKPQLVEFWQGGSSRLHDRILYKKAGKSDWKIVRLAP, via the coding sequence ATGGACAAAATAGATTTACAAAACCTAAGGCAGGACTACCGCGCCAGTACTTTATCTGAAGCTGCCGTTAAAGGTAACCCCCTAAAGCAGTTTGAAAGCTGGTTTAATGATGCAGTTGCTGCCGAAATACACGAGCCCAACGCTATGACGCTGGCCACTGCAACTACTAACGGATTACCCTCGGCCCGTATTGTGCTGCTTAAAGGTGTTGATGAACAAGGGTTTTCGTTTTATACCAACTACCTGAGCCGTAAAGGCAAAGAAATTGCGAAAAACCCACATGCAGCACTGGTGTTTTTCTGGGGCCCGCTCGAACGGCAGGTGCGCATTGAAGGTACACTCGAAAAGCTGAGCAAGGAAAAATCTGAACAATATTTTCATTCCCGTCCGTTTGGTAGTCAGATTGGTGCTGTGGCATCGCCGCAAAGCCAGGAAATACCTAACCGCGGAAGTTTGGAAAGTAAATGGCAGCAGTTGGAGAAAGAATATGAAGGTAAAGAAGTGCCTAAGCCTGCTTATTGGGGTGGCTATATATTAAAACCTCAGCTGGTAGAGTTTTGGCAAGGTGGGTCGAGCCGTTTGCATGACCGTATTTTGTACAAGAAAGCTGGCAAAAGCGACTGGAAAATTGTGAGATTAGCGCCATGA
- the purE gene encoding 5-(carboxyamino)imidazole ribonucleotide mutase, with protein MNQFKIGIIMGSKSDLNIMQDAADVLSELGVEYEITVVSAHRTPDRLFEYAKSAAGRGLKVVIAGAGGAAHLPGMVASLTHLPVIGVPVKSSNSIDGWDSVLSILQMPNGIPVATVALNAAKNAGLLAAQILSTADEELGHRLIAYKQDLAKKVTNSALEMKQQGYPSGYDD; from the coding sequence ATGAACCAATTTAAAATAGGCATCATCATGGGCAGCAAGTCTGACCTTAATATTATGCAAGATGCTGCCGATGTATTAAGCGAACTAGGTGTAGAATATGAAATAACCGTAGTGTCGGCACACCGCACGCCCGACAGGTTGTTTGAATACGCTAAATCGGCCGCAGGCCGCGGATTAAAAGTGGTGATTGCCGGTGCAGGCGGTGCAGCCCATTTACCCGGCATGGTAGCCTCGTTAACGCATCTGCCTGTTATTGGTGTGCCGGTTAAATCCAGCAACTCTATTGATGGTTGGGATTCTGTACTTTCCATCCTGCAGATGCCAAATGGCATTCCGGTGGCTACTGTAGCGCTCAATGCAGCCAAAAATGCGGGATTATTGGCCGCACAAATACTTTCTACTGCAGATGAAGAGCTTGGGCACCGATTAATAGCTTATAAACAGGATTTGGCCAAGAAGGTAACCAACTCGGCTTTGGAGATGAAACAACAAGGCTACCCTTCAGGGTACGACGATTAG
- a CDS encoding 5-(carboxyamino)imidazole ribonucleotide synthase: protein MKAFYGDLKLGILGGGQLGRMLIQQAINYNVTVKVLDPDREAPCRKLCDEFVVGSLSDYETVYNFGKKVDLLTIEIEKVNVDALEQLEREGVIVYPQPRVIRLIQDKGLQKQFFKENDIPTAEFQIISSAKDLQQASIPFPYIQKLRRDGYDGKGVYKVVDESYLANAFTQPSLIERWVDFEKEIAVIVARNENGELSTFPLVEMEFNPQANLVEFLISPSTLPFEVQQDAAEIAKRIAESLKIVGLLAVEMFLDKNGKILVNELAPRPHNSGHQTIEGNTVSQFEQHLRAIFNQPLGNTDSLSNAIMINVLGEEGYEGPAIYQGIEKALKCPGVYIHLYGKALTKPFRKMGHVTIVDTDREKAIEKARYVQQTLKVIS from the coding sequence ATGAAAGCATTTTATGGTGATTTAAAGCTTGGCATTTTAGGTGGTGGACAACTGGGCCGCATGCTGATACAGCAAGCTATAAACTATAACGTTACGGTAAAAGTGTTGGATCCAGACCGGGAGGCACCTTGCCGTAAATTATGTGACGAATTTGTAGTTGGCTCACTAAGCGACTATGAAACCGTATACAATTTTGGAAAAAAGGTTGATCTGCTTACCATCGAAATTGAAAAGGTAAACGTTGATGCGCTTGAGCAGTTGGAACGTGAAGGTGTAATTGTATATCCGCAACCCCGCGTTATCCGATTGATACAGGATAAGGGCTTACAAAAGCAGTTCTTTAAAGAGAACGACATTCCGACAGCCGAATTTCAGATCATCTCATCGGCAAAAGACTTGCAGCAAGCTAGCATCCCCTTTCCTTATATACAAAAGTTACGCCGTGATGGTTATGACGGCAAGGGTGTTTACAAGGTGGTTGATGAGTCATACCTGGCCAATGCGTTTACGCAGCCTAGTCTTATAGAGCGTTGGGTTGATTTTGAAAAAGAAATTGCGGTAATTGTGGCTCGTAACGAAAACGGCGAGTTGAGCACTTTCCCATTGGTAGAAATGGAGTTTAACCCACAAGCCAACCTCGTAGAGTTTTTGATATCCCCTTCAACGCTGCCATTTGAAGTGCAGCAGGATGCAGCTGAAATTGCTAAAAGAATTGCCGAAAGCCTAAAAATTGTAGGCTTATTAGCTGTTGAAATGTTTTTAGACAAAAACGGCAAAATACTGGTGAATGAATTGGCACCGCGTCCGCATAACAGCGGCCACCAAACTATTGAGGGCAACACGGTATCGCAATTTGAACAGCACCTGCGAGCCATATTTAACCAGCCTCTCGGCAATACCGACAGCCTGAGCAATGCCATTATGATAAATGTTTTGGGGGAAGAAGGGTACGAAGGGCCTGCTATATATCAAGGTATTGAGAAAGCGTTGAAATGCCCTGGGGTGTACATCCATTTATACGGCAAGGCGCTAACCAAGCCATTCCGTAAAATGGGCCACGTTACCATAGTAGACACAGACCGCGAAAAAGCTATTGAAAAGGCACGTTACGTTCAGCAAACACTGAAGGTGATCAGCTAA
- a CDS encoding sigma-70 family RNA polymerase sigma factor, which translates to MSKALNSSAPTDSEVVFGILNNSETILKRLYVAYFPMVLQLIINNNGTADDAKDVYQEAIIVLYNKVKSGKFELSSKLKTFLYSVCRKLWLKRLHQMSRYGGDIKDFQEHLVMEDDSELHTEKDIQFAKMEGALKLLGEPCKTIIEDFYIHNHSMQDICERFGYTNADNAKTQKYKCLQRLKKLFFQQT; encoded by the coding sequence GTGAGTAAAGCGTTAAATAGTTCAGCACCAACAGATAGTGAAGTAGTGTTCGGAATCTTAAACAATTCAGAAACTATCTTGAAACGACTGTACGTGGCTTATTTCCCGATGGTGTTGCAGCTAATCATTAATAATAATGGCACGGCCGATGATGCAAAAGATGTTTATCAGGAGGCCATCATTGTTCTTTATAACAAAGTTAAAAGCGGAAAATTTGAGCTTAGCAGCAAATTGAAAACCTTTTTATACTCGGTTTGTCGTAAACTTTGGCTTAAAAGGTTACACCAAATGAGCCGTTACGGTGGTGATATAAAAGATTTTCAGGAGCACCTGGTGATGGAAGATGACAGCGAACTGCATACCGAAAAGGATATTCAGTTTGCCAAGATGGAAGGTGCACTCAAGCTGTTAGGTGAGCCGTGTAAAACTATTATTGAAGATTTTTACATTCACAACCATTCCATGCAGGATATATGTGAAAGGTTTGGATATACAAATGCAGATAACGCCAAAACTCAAAAATACAAATGCCTGCAACGGCTGAAAAAGTTATTTTTTCAGCAAACATAA
- a CDS encoding alpha/beta hydrolase gives MKKTNFKSSLVMKGLFLCGIAVVSACSNPKSSSESTTTVTDSSTTTVTQAMGDSTQSANLDSVKPKGPKPAWGPDIKPQMAVVLEKLASYGDKPIPQLTAAQARKNHTATDAVMDVMKDYNIATPAMKVDTVGKDIPVTGGNIHLRVYTPQGANGPLPVIVYYHGGGFVIANIDVYDASAKSLADQTKAVVVSVAYRLAPEHKFPTAHNDSFEAYQWVVKNAASIKGNPEKIAVVGESAGGNLATNMAIMARDKKVQAPVHVVSVYPIASADMFSPSYNKYIQARPLDKSMMMWFTKNYTNTVAEAKDPRLNLVAANLKGLPPFTIINAELDPLLSDGEKLESKLKAAGVTVDRKVYNGVTHEFFGMAALVPDAKEAQAYAVSQLKSAFNK, from the coding sequence ATGAAAAAAACTAATTTTAAAAGCAGCCTCGTTATGAAGGGGCTTTTTTTATGCGGCATTGCAGTGGTTTCGGCCTGCAGCAACCCCAAGAGCAGTAGCGAAAGCACTACAACAGTAACCGACAGCTCTACAACTACGGTTACCCAAGCGATGGGTGACAGTACACAAAGTGCAAATTTGGATAGTGTTAAACCAAAAGGGCCTAAGCCTGCTTGGGGGCCTGATATTAAACCTCAGATGGCCGTTGTGCTGGAGAAGCTGGCTAGCTATGGTGATAAACCTATTCCACAATTAACGGCCGCACAGGCCCGTAAAAACCACACCGCTACCGACGCTGTAATGGATGTGATGAAAGATTATAACATTGCTACACCTGCAATGAAAGTTGATACCGTAGGTAAAGATATACCCGTAACAGGTGGTAACATTCATTTACGCGTATATACACCGCAAGGCGCCAATGGCCCGTTACCGGTTATTGTATATTATCATGGCGGTGGTTTTGTAATTGCTAACATTGATGTGTATGACGCTTCTGCCAAATCGCTGGCCGATCAAACTAAAGCTGTTGTTGTATCAGTTGCTTATCGTTTAGCGCCGGAACATAAGTTTCCAACCGCTCATAACGACTCATTTGAAGCCTATCAATGGGTAGTTAAAAACGCAGCGTCTATTAAAGGCAATCCGGAAAAAATTGCTGTAGTTGGAGAGAGCGCCGGCGGAAATCTGGCAACTAACATGGCAATTATGGCCCGTGATAAAAAGGTGCAAGCCCCCGTGCATGTGGTAAGTGTTTACCCAATTGCAAGTGCCGACATGTTTAGCCCGTCATATAACAAATATATTCAGGCAAGGCCACTTGATAAAAGCATGATGATGTGGTTCACGAAAAATTATACCAACACTGTGGCCGAAGCAAAAGACCCCAGATTAAACCTGGTTGCTGCTAACCTGAAAGGCTTGCCGCCGTTTACTATTATTAACGCCGAGTTAGACCCTCTTTTAAGTGATGGCGAAAAGTTGGAAAGTAAACTTAAAGCAGCAGGGGTAACGGTTGACCGTAAGGTGTATAACGGTGTTACGCACGAGTTTTTTGGTATGGCAGCGTTAGTACCCGATGCTAAGGAGGCCCAGGCTTATGCTGTGAGCCAGTTAAAAAGCGCCTTTAATAAGTAA
- a CDS encoding NADH-quinone oxidoreductase subunit C — translation MMFEEVKQLLVERLGNNVIIGEEVGGLQPALIIAPERIVDVCLELRNNPATYFDYLSCLSGVDYGITANRFGVVYHLASIPYQTQLTLKISKEHGREIEDLPVFPSVSSVYRTADWHEREAYDLLGIFFENHPDLRRILLPDDWEGYPVRKDYKAAEYYKGIKID, via the coding sequence ATGATGTTTGAAGAAGTTAAACAACTGCTCGTTGAGCGTTTAGGCAATAATGTAATTATTGGTGAAGAAGTGGGCGGTTTACAGCCTGCCCTAATAATTGCGCCTGAACGTATTGTAGATGTTTGCCTTGAGCTTCGTAACAATCCGGCAACCTATTTCGATTACTTATCGTGCCTTTCTGGCGTGGATTATGGCATAACGGCTAATCGCTTTGGGGTAGTGTACCACTTGGCTTCCATACCGTACCAAACACAACTAACGCTAAAGATAAGTAAAGAACACGGCCGCGAAATTGAAGACTTACCAGTATTTCCCAGCGTTTCATCAGTTTACCGCACTGCCGACTGGCATGAGCGTGAGGCTTATGATTTGTTAGGAATTTTCTTTGAAAATCACCCTGATTTAAGGCGCATTTTACTGCCCGATGATTGGGAGGGTTATCCGGTTAGGAAAGATTACAAAGCGGCCGAATATTATAAAGGCATAAAAATAGATTGA